The Brassica napus cultivar Da-Ae chromosome C1, Da-Ae, whole genome shotgun sequence DNA segment tgaaacgaatgaggaatggatgatcaattatcttatacatgcttgagcacctagaaACCTAAAAAcaatcgactttcacaatggaaccagctttcaaagatggcatgtaatggttagcacgtccgacgggagtaaacccatgaatcacggaatctgcaaataatattattcaacaaagaatcatgaaataaattaaaacaattatgttaaataagtgttatagatcgaagattaacttaccttttcatcaaggaagagaaccgtgattcccacaaactccatgtctttcttgaagttcagggaatcccagaagcaagaaagccagaggctatgctctggctactacgaccaagacggagagattcgaaggttgagtgacgacACCGAGACGTCAGTTTGACGAattggagaggcagagagaaacattttctagaagttgGTTAAATCTAAGAGGAATCagtgagttttgtggagatgcagattgagttcatcaaacatgagaatcatatatatagagtttatataggggctacaaatcaggaacatttatgatcaagcgatttaagatgtggacatgaagagttcaccggtgaaaaaataaattacgaacagacacatgacgcaactctgtaactcagacttgtttgagaaAGTGATGAAAAGAACctaaactcatgttaaacgacaacagtttacaatatgagaaaactataattgttgcaaacttgagtttttttcatataacgtgatgaatctcatttaaaaataaaacccaCAACGCACTTGTAGGcccgaccctcagaggaagccgaagaagcaaaagcttacgaccttcataaatatatattaggttcgaccatcaatgtacaaattatcatttagcttagtggtataaatgttggtgtttatatctcaataatccGGGTTCGAGCCATATACTTGAcgttttttcacattttttaaaagtggggtccacaaaacgctgacgtggcgcgctgaagagtgagcaaaaactcatctattataatataaattaggaaaagtaaaaagaatatttttgttCAGTTTAATTTAGTgtaatttttttggttcagATTTGGTTTATGatcctaaaatttaaaatatccaagattaaaaataaaaatgtttgaaCCAccaaaatatctgaattattctaTGTAATTccttaaaatcatctaaaacctctttaaaaatcaaatcacctcAATTTTTAGATCGAATACATCCCCTTAAAGTATTCAAAGTTgggtaaaacaaaattttaaagatcAAGTAACTTTGTATTTTTTGGATATCCATACCATTTGGACTGGTTGGAATTAAAAATTACGTGATACCTACACCTATATTGATTGGATATTTCTCTAGAACTGCAAGAATCAGGTTTGGGCTTTTCAATCGGATTCGGGTTCAGTTTCGCAGCACATATACTCAACAAATAAAACTCCAGATGCTTGTAaagagatggtcttgaagcGTGAAGTCTACTACTCCCAACCTTTTGGAGCTTTGATATATTGGGTCGACGAAAGGAGACACACGTGTACTATCATGAGATGAAAGAGACAACTATCATGCCATGTGTCAAAAATTAGGGCCACGTGGAACGGCGTTCTCTATTTCAACGGTGACTGAAACTTCAAAGAGACGCGACGGCTCGCCTCCTTCCAAGGCGTTAGCACCTCACACCCTCCACATGGAACCACATGTCATATgctaatatcttttttttccctcttcattttattactttgttAAAAAAAGCGCACCGCCATTATCCATTGGCTTCAACTTGAACGAATGAAATAGAAAGGGAAAAATGAAgccatttttgtttattataatgtttttttacgtatgaaacaaaaaaaaaattgcggaATTGCGGTGGTCATATTTTTCTCTGTGCTTTGTGTGTATGATCATCAATTAAATTCTACACGATTCAGGCATGACCGTTcactttattatatttaatttctttttataaaatggaTTGGGATATGAAGAAGGTGTTGAACTTTAAAGACTCCATAACTGACCTTTTAtcatcatcattcatcatcaccatcatcatcatccaacaACTACCCATGCCCAAAATTGCAATAAAAGACAGCAAGCGATTTCTTCTCACTCACACACACCTATGTCATCTCCATCATATCTATACTactacttggtagaatcagacATCTGCAGcagaagctctctctctctctctcttttgttacATTTGTGTCATTGGCTTTGACGTCAATTCTTATCCAATTCGAATCTCTTTaccataaatttttctttctttttttcctcaTTCCTCCAAGAATCTTGATTTCGCCACTTCCTTTTATACACTTTTCCTCTGTTTTGCTTTGTCTGAATTCCCAAGAGAAAAATGGTGCTGTAAGCTCGATTCTGTGATACTTTTTATGGATTTATCTTTGGGCAAAAAGGGTTTCAGTTTTGctctgaggaagaagaagtggatCTTACTTGCACTCAGTGGTTACGGCGCCTTTAGGGTTTATCACTCTCCTTCCATctcccacaaaaaaaaacaaatctccaAGCTCTTCACTCTCCTTCTCAACCTCCTCGAAGCAGCCTCTGCTTCCGCCGAAGCGGTTAGCTTGATCACCAAGGATCTAACAGAGTTTCTAAGATCAGACTCCGACCAAATCCCAAACAGCTTGAAACAGATCTCCAAACTCGCGAACTCGGATGAGCTCAACTCCTCCTTGATCAGATTCACACAAGCCGTGACAGTCGGGTTACTCAGAGGTTACCGGCTAGACGAATCCGAGTCCGGTTTTACGGATCGGGTCATGGATAAGCTTTTCACTAAATCCGGGTCCGGTTTTGCTTCGGTTATCGTCGGTAGCTTCGCTAGAAACTTGGTCGTCGCGCTCTACTCCGCATCCTCCTCCGGCGAATCGAAGTTGCTCGACGCGATTTGCTCCGACGACGGGAGGAAGCTAATCGGCGATTGCGTTCAGCGTTTCGTGAGCACGGCGGTTTCGGTTTATCTCGACAAGACAAACAACGTCAACGTTTTTGACGATTTATTCGCCGGTTTAACCAACCCGAAACACGAACACAAGGTTAAGCAAACGATTGTAACGGTCTGTAACGGTGCGGTTGAAACGTTCGTGAGAGCGTCAAGAAGAAAAACCACAGAACCGGAATCGGACCGGACGTGGATCGATGGGATATCATCGTCGTTGTCTGTACCGAGTAACCGGAAATACGTGGTGGATTTAACCGGGAAGGTGACGTTTGAGACGGTTAGATCGTTGTTAGAAGTGTTGATAGAGAGAGCGAATGGGAAAGTAGAGAGTTATGTGGAGAAAGTTAGAGAGAGAGGAAATGAGACGAGGAGATTCGTCAGAGTTAAATCATCACTTCTTCACAGTTTATGTTTGTCTCTATGTTTACAGATTGTTGAAGCTCCATGGATACTGACTCCAAGAAACTGATCAGGCTACAAGGCAAGAacctgtttttttctttctctttcaataCTACACTACacttttgtgtgttttgattTGGTAATTCTTGGATCCATTATTTCAAATTGACAAATTCCGTGCAAACTTACTCTTTTTCTATAATTGGGGAAGAAAATGATTGTTTTTGACTTCGGAAAAAGGGTATGGGTTTGGTTTGAATGTTTTGGATTCGGATGTTTGGATAATGATAAAGCGTGGGACAATATTCTGTGGATAAATATGGTATGGATATAGTGTATTTGGTGGTGACGTGCATGAGACAAGACCCATATATGTTCTTTTATGAGGAAATGTCTAAACAAGTAAGCAAAGAGAGTTTCTTTTTATCCAGTGAGAAAACAAAGTTGataattctctctctcttatttgAGTTGATAAGATCTGACCAATCCAACTTCAGTTCTAATTGGAAAATCTAGGAAGTAATGCCAAAACTATGTTATACGTCTGAAAACTTACAGAAGTTAGCTTTAAAGTAGCTTACAAAGTCTCATAAATAGAAGATACAATTCAAGGAAATCAGCCTCCAAATTGTTAAGACGAGGTACATAATTGAAATATATCGAATCAAAGGAACCACATAAAACAGAGATATCATGAAGTAGTCTGGATGTCGATACGGTTGTCCTTCGACGATAGCACTGAGATGAGGGACTTCGAATCCGAGTGATCGAGTTGATTCCCAAACTGACTGCATCAAGAAGAGCAGCTTTAACCGCAATAGCTTATTCTACAAAAACAGAGCCGACATAGCTACGGGTTGAAGATATTTCCCCTAGTTGAATCCTTGAAGATCCAGTCCAAACCACTCTGAGTTGGTATCCCATTCCACACCACATCTacgtaaaaaagaaaaaaggtgtGGGAAGGATTTCTGTTGGGTATGGGCTTGGCCCTCCCAAAAGGCCCACAAGACAATTATCCAGACACATGATCACAACAAAGAAAGTCGGCTCGTCGACTCGCGAGCCGGTGATCGACTCGGCTTTAGACTGCTTTTGATCGGCGAGACGACCAACTGAAAGTCGTCGGCTCGATGACTCGAGTCAGCGGCCCGACATTTCGGCCCAACCGCTCGAGGAGGCCCGTCAGGACAGAGCACATTAGGTTAACGAGCATGTGTCTATAAAAGGAGGAGAAAAGGCAACAAGGAGGAGATTCGCAAATTACTACACTCACTttcggctagatctagggtttaatATCTTACTTCTCGCCGACTTGTACGGTCCGACGAACCAGCTTTCGCCGGACTAATTCCTTTGTTCTCTCCCCCTTTTGTAACACTGTTTCGACtcattgatctaataaaacacgtttttgtcttgacccaccgacgagaactcgtcctttctctttactagtttatcgacagtctcggttcaaacagttggcgcccaccgtggggcagaCAGAGTAGCGTCAGCAAAGATCATGGCTCGACCTGACTCGCCGTCCGATGACGAGTCACCTAGGACTGGAGGCGCTTCGACAGCAGCGGCCTTCGCACTACCATACTTGAGAGGATGGCACAGCAAGACGTCGTCCAGAAGGCGACGAACAAACAACTCGCCGCCATCGCCGCCATCTTGGCTCCTTTCGCCGGAAACTCAGGAGATCCGGCCTCGACGGTCCGAAAACAGCTGTTCGACACTTGCCGAACAGTCGGCGTAGAAAACACGACGAACACAAACGCCGCCCAGGTTCAAACACCCGGTGGCGTAGTCTCGTCACCGTACGGGAACTCGCTGAGCTTAAGCAGTCGTTCCTGGACATGAAAGACCGAATGTCCGAAGGGCCTACGGCAGCGCCGCTGATCGAACGCGTCCTGGCCGAAATCCTAAAAACCCGTTTTTCCCGGCGAGTCACCGACGTTCGGTACCGACCAGCCGAGAAAATCTGCCTTCCGACATACGCCGGAAAGGCAGACCCAACCGACCACATCACTGCTTTCAACATCGCAATGGGTCGAACTAAATTCTCCGAAGAGGAAAGAGGCGCTGGCTATTGTCGCCTCTTCGTCGAAAGTCTTCAAGGACCAGCCCTCGGGTTGTTCACTGGATTGGAGCGAGACTCCATCCACGACTTCCACGACCTGACGACTGCATTCCTCAAGCAGTACATTATGTTTACGAGATAAGGAGCGACCTTATCTGAACTTTGGAATCTATCTCAAGGATCAAACCAAAGCCTCCGTGACTTCATGGAAAAGTTCAAAATGGTCGCCTCGAAGGTGCAAATTCCAGACAGCGTCGCCGTCGACGCGCTGATGAATACCATATACTTCAAGTCCCTGTTTCGCGAGGATCTCTACATAAACCCCGCCACTACTCTCCAGGAAGCTATCGCGAGgtcgaacaacttcatccgaATGGAAGAAGACACAGCAGTGATACTCAAAAACTGAACACGACCGCTAAACCGGCAACTGCTCCAAAAGCTCCCGAGGCACGCCAAGAACCTCGACAGCACGCCTCAGGTAACAAGCCTGACCAGCCAAAGAGCTTCATCTATGTGGTCGAAGACAAAAATCCGTCCCCGGGATCGACTGTCGTCGTACGCTAGAAAGGTTGGAATGGTTGGGAGAACGACGAGAGGCCGCAATCCTCTTCGGCACCTTCGACTTCGAGTCCTGGCTCGGCCGAGCCAAACCTATGGTGCAGCTTCCATAAGTCCAAGGCGCACGACACGAGGAACTGCAGGCATCTGGTCGATGCCCTCTTCTCATCCTACGAAAACGGAACAGCCAACGTCGAGCTTCCTAAGCCCATGCCAAACAACAccaagagctggagcaagaacaaagaaaaaaaagctcAGAAGAATCAAGATAAATCTGGAACTCGGCCAAAGCGCACAAAGGATGACAAGCCAGAAGCGCGAGACGAAGACGAGGGCAAAGCACAAGTCGAAGAAGAGCAACCTCGTAATCGTGGACGTGTCCAAGTCATCCTCGCACGACCAAGTCCATCCTCATATGAAGAAGAGGACAAACAGGTCCACGACTCGCACGAGTACTCCAGCAAGCGACCAAATGAGGACGTCGGACCAGAAGGATCAAACGACTTGAGGAACAAGCTCAGGTGAAAGTCGCAGACAACCGATCGCATCCACGACTTTAACGACGATCTCCGCTCAGTCATTGAAGAGTCCAAGGCCAAAAAGGCCAAGGACTCCAGTTCTCGATCCCATCTCAGGCCCCGAGTCATCGATCTTCgcgatcagctcaactcaaaaTCAGTAGATCTCAGGATCAAGCTCAGTCGACCTAAACGTTCACACTTACGACGAAAGCTCGAGGAAGCGAAGTCCAAAAATGACGTAAAACACGAACCCATTGTCGAGGACTCGCCAAGCGACTTGAGGACTCAACTAAGAAACAAATGGATCGTCGAGCCGAATTTCCTAAACGTAATTATGGGTGGCTCACCTCCTTGCGGCGATTCGGTCCGGTCAGTAAAGGACCATCGACGGCAGGCAATAACCTCGAAGATATGGCCATCGAAACCTGAGAATGATTCCTCGATCACTTTCTCACCTAACGATGCCATCGGCGTCCACCTACCTCATAACGACCCCCTACTCGTCGAAGTAGGAATCGCGAAGTGTGACATCGCTAAAGTTCTGATCGATACTGGCAGTTCGGTTGATCTGATCTTTTGAGATATGCTCGATAAGATGGGAGTCGACTTGCGTGACATGAAACCGTCATCCCGCTCCCTCACGAGATTCAACGGAGCTTCCGAGACGATGATCGGGACAATCAAACTCCCAGCCTATGCATGCGGTGTGACACGCACAgtcaagttctccgtcatccGAACAAAGGCTCTTTATAACGCGATCCTCGGGACCCCCTGGTTACATTCGGTCAAGGCAGTATCCTCGACGTACCATCAGTGCGTGAAGTTTCCAGGACTGAATGGCCAGGTGCAGACACTTCGCGGAGACCAGCAGGCTGCTCGTGATCTACTAATTGCAACAGTGAAGATGCAACAATCGACTCCCCACATCAATGCAGTAGCAAAGCAAATCCAACCTCAAAAAGACGAGATCCTAGAAGTCGCGATAGACGACTC contains these protein-coding regions:
- the LOC106436536 gene encoding protein PHLOEM PROTEIN 2-LIKE A10 is translated as MDLSLGKKGFSFALRKKKWILLALSGYGAFRVYHSPSISHKKKQISKLFTLLLNLLEAASASAEAVSLITKDLTEFLRSDSDQIPNSLKQISKLANSDELNSSLIRFTQAVTVGLLRGYRLDESESGFTDRVMDKLFTKSGSGFASVIVGSFARNLVVALYSASSSGESKLLDAICSDDGRKLIGDCVQRFVSTAVSVYLDKTNNVNVFDDLFAGLTNPKHEHKVKQTIVTVCNGAVETFVRASRRKTTEPESDRTWIDGISSSLSVPSNRKYVVDLTGKVTFETVRSLLEVLIERANGKVESYVEKVRERGNETRRFVRVKSSLLHSLCLSLCLQIVEAPWILTPRN